One Helianthus annuus cultivar XRQ/B chromosome 12, HanXRQr2.0-SUNRISE, whole genome shotgun sequence genomic region harbors:
- the LOC110890584 gene encoding uncharacterized protein LOC110890584: MFRGDLATNTKLTKTNNNNHTIRFHNFTGKIRPKDVQMVSTGKRNTGTERDMVDRLKPQLHNFDLPCLKWGNQKLLRCMKVDSNADVSVFDRNQSSESGGGAKRRNSEAEKRFRSSYDVDRNHSSETGGGIGTYRRNSECQKRFRSSYDDDVRKTESCYKFSSSEKVNVDRKQSSGSGGGGTVIGAKRRNSECEKRFRSSYDDVDRKIQSYCKFSSSEKVNVDSNVNRNHSSDGGGAGGVVIGAKRFRSSYDDFDRKIQSCYKFSSSEKPPARIGIGNLISGDGEIEATREKLMFDFQNEVVKMKDAILRERLVDPSPSTAAAASTPPYNPPAERPWNLRTRRAACKAPRSPANGVNNHGEVLKPNSSPATKLRPASGVSGESTTAEERERPKFSVSLSRRELEEDFMAMAGQRLPRKPKRRPRAVQKQLDTLFPGLWLSEITADLYKVPDEAETGKR, translated from the exons ATGTTTCGCGGCGATTTAGCAACAAACACAAAACTCACAAAGacgaacaacaacaatcacaCCATCCGATTTCACAACTTCACCGGCAAGATCCGACCGAAAGACGTTCAGATGGTATCCACCGGTAAGAGAAACACCGGCACCGAACGAGATATGGTGGACAGATTGAAGCCACAATTGCACAATTTCGATTTGCCGTGCTTAAAGTGGGGAAACCAGAAGCTTTTACGCTGCATGAAGGTAGATTCAAACGCAGATGTGTCGGTTTTTGATCGTAATCAATCGTCGGAGAGCGGCGGCGGAGCAAAACGGAGGAATTCGGAGGCGGAGAAACGGTTTAGATCTAGTTATGACGTTGATCGTAATCATTCGTCGGAGACCGGCGGTGGAATCGGAACGTATCGGAGGAATTCGGAGTGTCAGAAAAGGTTTAGATCGAGTTATGATGATGATGTTCGTAAAACAGAGAGTTGTTATAAGTTTTCTTCGTCGGAGAAAGTGAACGTCGATCGTAAGCAATCGTCCGGCAGCGGCGGCGGTGGCACTGTTATCGGAGCAAAACGGAGGAATTCGGAGTGTGAGAAACGGTTTAGATCGAGTTACGATGATGTTGATCGGAAAATACAGAGCTATTGCAAGTTTTCTTCGTCGGAGAAAGTGAACGTGGATTCAAACGTCAATCGTAATCATTCGTCGGACGGCGGCGGCGCCGGTGGCGTTGTGATTGGAGCAAAACGGTTTAGATCGAGTTATGACGATTTTGATCGGAAAATACAGAGTTGTTATAAGTTTTCTTCGTCGGAGAAACCGCCGGCGAGAATCGGAATCGGAAACCTAATCTCTGGAGACGGTGAGATCGAAGCGACTAGAGAGAAACTGATGTTTGATTTTCAAAACGAAGTTGTGAAGATGAAGGACGCTATTCTCCGTGAGCGGCTGGTGGATCCGTCGCCATCTACAGCGGCGGCGGCTTCCACACCGCCGTACAATCCTCCGGCAGAGCGGCCGTGGAATCTGAGAACGAGAAGAGCTGCGTGTAAGGCGCCACGTTCTCCGGCGAACGGCGTTAATAATCACGGTGAGGTTTTAAAACCTAATTCCTCTCCGGCAACAAAACTCCGGCCGGCGAGCGGTGTTTCTGGTGAATCTACAACTGCtgaggagagagagagaccgaAGTTTTCGGTTTCGCTTTCCCGGCGAGAGTTGGAGGAGGATTTCATGGCGATGGCCGGCCAGCGACTGCCACGTAAGCCAAAGAGACGACCTAGGGCTGTTCAAAAGCAATTGGAT ACTCTGTTTCCGGGATTATGGTTGTCTGAAATAACTGCTGATCTTTACAAAGTTCCCGATGAGGCCGAGACCGGGAAG AGGTAG